From Daucus carota subsp. sativus chromosome 6, DH1 v3.0, whole genome shotgun sequence:
TTGTTGGTGAACCTACTAGGCTACTAGGATCCGCAGGAATGCTTAGACTTAAAGAGAGAGCACATATGGTctgacatataaatatatagatatgtgGATTTATGTATTTTACTTGTTTATTATGCAGATCGGAAAAATGTATAGATAAATGGAGTATTATAAACTTGGGAGGACAGGTGGTTGAAGTTGAATGCATATCAATGCAGTATCAGATTAGTCTTGCCATATACATCATCAGGTTCGTCAGCTTCCATATATAGAAGCCAGGTAATGgtttagtatatatattttccttgttGATGCAAGTTTGGGCAAAATCTATCTAGGCAGTAAGAACCACCAGAAATGTAGGCGCTTTGTCAGGATCAGTTGACGCCTACCCATTACCATTACATATTCCCCAAAGactagatataaatataaatcagTTTATTCTGCCATAGCTATCTGCCCTGTTCCCGTATATTCTAAAGCGACCCTTCGAAGTAGTTTTTAACAGCTccgatatattaaattaaactgAAAAAATAGTCCCTTGGAAATAGACAATTGTCAACGTTTCTAGAGTGTTCTCTCAGTCGAATACATGCTCactcttttttttcttaatttggaTGGGTGTTCaactaattatttatcaataatagaATCTTACTTTATTTTTTAAGGGAGAGGTCGGTTCTACTATTCTAGTTTGATAGGGCATTCACCTTACTGGCGAGAGCAGAAGTTTTTCACCTAAAAACTCTAGTGGATGAAGGATTTAACTATATAACCAACCAGGAAAAGTTTGGAtagttttttttgtcatatGTTAGAATTTATAGGCTCTAAGAAGCTAAGATTTCAAATATAGTTCTTTTATCATTTCATACTATATATCAATAGCATTAGATGGTTAGATAACATCATTCTCCTTTTACAACTCCGAACCTAGCCGATTTCCTTTtaggattttatttaataaaattggtACATATCATAAAAATCTGTCATGGGGAAGTACGGTGTGAAGTGTGGACATGATTCATTAGACACAATTCAGCGAATCCCCCTGAATGTCAAACTTTGTCTAGGATTCAGTCAACTTGTTTTGTTCCTGAACTTACAGAATGTATGTGCATATATAACTTACTCATCACTGATGGAGTATCCTCATATGTACTTTTCATCTTGAGGAGAAAGGGAATTGATGGAGTGGAATATGCTTTACACAATGAAAAGTGTGAAAAGAAGCATATCTCATATATTTTGCCTGTTctgaatgaatatatatattgagtgaCGGTCCTGAGATTTACGGGGCCCTGGTCAAAATCAGTTTTCAGGGCTCTAATCTATATATACTCTGCATATTtcatactttcaaaattttggaGGCCTTAGATGCAAGTCTTTTTAGCAAGGGCCACCCTTGAACACCAGTAAAACTCATTGCATGTATCTGttactcatttttttaattatttagtgCGGTGTGcgtattttccttaaatttTTAGGATAAAAGAGGGCAATGAATTTTTTAAGATAAAAGTGCATAAAAGACAGTACTTGCTGTAGTAGATTATTATACATGTTACTGCACAACATCAAGGTAAGGAGTAAGCAGAAACCAGCTGAGCTTAAATTAAGCTTTGCTCAAAAGCTACAAGCTGGTCCTAAAAACTTCCCAATAATTCTTACAGTAAATAAAAGAGGACAAAAAAGTTCTGAAGATGTATGCATCTAGGAGACACCGGGGACATATATCTGTAACTATCCCTCTGGCAAATATCTTCTGCAGCTATAACCAAAAAACTGATTGCTAATCAGTCAGCCAATTAAGCCTACCAAACTAAATATACTCGGTATATACCTTGAACTTTAGATGTATGTAGACCTTGTCTCTATTTCTAGTAGCTGTTTCAGTATCGGCTTACCTGTAATTAGGCCTGATTTGCCAAATCTTTGTCACTTATGAATGTTCCATGAAAACCATATGGCACCCTTGATGGAAGCTTTATCGATGCCTCCAACTCAAGAGTCATGGCGTTTATGATTTGAAGCTCTGACTTCCACATCTTCTCATCGTGAACAAACACCAAGATGTAcccatcatcttcattttcagaaTTTGGATCTCTTGGGAGAAAAAGAGGTTCGCCTCCAAACTTTTCCTTCCCGTAAAAAAACTTCTTCACTTGGCCACTAAATAGGTCTACTTTAGCAAAACCAGAAACTTTAGGCCAAGGCTCAGCAATCGCTAAGTAAGCAAACTGTGTCTTTCTTCCCAACTTGTGTTTATTCACCATCCCTGCCTCTAAATTCACCTGATCATCACCAGACAAAATTGGCCGCCTAGTTGATTTTCCTGTCTTTAAATCAAGTCGAATTTCAGACAAAACACTCTGCAAACCTTGATCACTTTCATTGAAAATTGAGTCAGCTGGAGTCATACATGACCCAATCACCACAACTTCGTCGGTCTCCTTATCTTCCCACGCATTCCAGAGATGAAAACAGAAACACTCTGGAACTTCTACCCATTTTATTCCTGATGCATCACTTGCATACTTATCCAGTATTCCAAAACGTGACACTTTGCTCTTGTCGTAAATAACAGGGGAGCCACCCCGTACCATTTCAGAAATCTTGAAAATCACCTGTTGATCAGGAATCACAACAAACCTCTCGGTAATTGCAAAATCATGCATCATTGTTGGCTCAGAAAGTTGGATATCCACGTCTTGGGATTTGGTGCCATCGGGTGAGAACCTGAAGTATTTGAGGTAAGGCTTTTGAATGACATTGTAACTTAGTGCAAAAAGTTCTTTGGTTTCAGGGTCAATTTTTGGGTGAGCAATCATAGGGGAATCAAGCTGACCACCAAAACTGTATCTTTCGATTGTTTTAAGATCACCAGATGGAGTAATTTGAAGATGATAAGGTAAGTCATCCTCGGACATAGCTAGTAACCTGTTGTTAAAGTAGACTAAGCCAGCATTTGCTACACCCATGCCATGACTGTGATCAATTAGTCCAAATAAACCACGAGCATAAAAAAGTGCCAGCCTCGCTATGCCAGAGTGACCATGAAGTTCACCGATGGCTTTAGGAAAAGCAGAGCGTCCTAAATTTCGTTCTTGAACAAGCCTCTCGGTTTCTGTAAATCGGCAGGCATAGCTGGCAGTACCATTGTGGCAATGGACTGCATGGACCATACCGTCGCCATCAAACAAGTGGTGCCCTGCTGTTGGTTCAAAGTGAGGGTTGGCTCCATTCCGAACATAAACACCACTAATACATTCTGGTATTTTGCCTGTGACCGGAAGGTTATGGCTCACACGGTGTTCGGGTACTGGAGCAAAGTTGCCACCAATTTGGATTTCAGGGTCTGTCGTTTTAGGCAACGGGTGTTGCATTTCACGGGAAACTAGACTAGCTTCGACAGCATCTAAGGCCATTGCGGCCGCTTTCTGTAGGAAATTCCATTTCGAGGAAGGGCTAGTGGGTACAGTGGTAGCAATTTTAGAAGGTACTTGATATGTTTGTAAAGAGTTGACACATCTCTTCCTATTGGAATTACGCAAAGCCACAACATTATTATAAGAACAAGAGGGGCTTGATTCTCTTGGTTGAAATGTTGGTTTGATTAAAGAGTTTA
This genomic window contains:
- the LOC108226639 gene encoding 9-cis-epoxycarotenoid dioxygenase NCED1, chloroplastic; protein product: MASSLAAINSLIKPTFQPRESSPSCSYNNVVALRNSNRKRCVNSLQTYQVPSKIATTVPTSPSSKWNFLQKAAAMALDAVEASLVSREMQHPLPKTTDPEIQIGGNFAPVPEHRVSHNLPVTGKIPECISGVYVRNGANPHFEPTAGHHLFDGDGMVHAVHCHNGTASYACRFTETERLVQERNLGRSAFPKAIGELHGHSGIARLALFYARGLFGLIDHSHGMGVANAGLVYFNNRLLAMSEDDLPYHLQITPSGDLKTIERYSFGGQLDSPMIAHPKIDPETKELFALSYNVIQKPYLKYFRFSPDGTKSQDVDIQLSEPTMMHDFAITERFVVIPDQQVIFKISEMVRGGSPVIYDKSKVSRFGILDKYASDASGIKWVEVPECFCFHLWNAWEDKETDEVVVIGSCMTPADSIFNESDQGLQSVLSEIRLDLKTGKSTRRPILSGDDQVNLEAGMVNKHKLGRKTQFAYLAIAEPWPKVSGFAKVDLFSGQVKKFFYGKEKFGGEPLFLPRDPNSENEDDGYILVFVHDEKMWKSELQIINAMTLELEASIKLPSRVPYGFHGTFISDKDLANQA